AGGAATGAGAAAAGTAGGTGGACCTTTAAAAACACAAATCAATTTGAATGCCGAAAATCTTTCAACAATTAAAGCCTGAATCGTTCGACAGTATGGATCAATTTCAACATCGACTACATACCCTATTTTTGAACCAGTTGCCGCATTAACAACATCTTTACTCTGTAAAGTTACAAAACGCATAGAATCACCTATACATTATATGCATGATTAACTCATATATTTCTTTAAATGTGATAATGCCTGTTTTTCAATTCGTGAAACCTGGGCTTGTGAAATAAAGAGTTCTTGAGCAATTTCACTTTGAGTATGTCCTTTAAAATATCTTTCTTGTATAATTTGCAGTTCTTTTTCATCAAGATGATTCATGGCTTCTTGTAAATCAATTGTATTTTGCATATTTTCCATTTGATTCTTCTTATCAGGAATCTGACTTTCTAAGTCAATAGGTCCATTACCATCGTTTTGAACTTCTTGCGATAAAGAAGTCACACCATTTGTAGATGATAACGCTTCTACTAACTGATACTCATCAACATCTAATATTTTTGAAAGTTCTTTAGGCGTAGCTTCTCGATTATGTTTCTTCATATATTCCTCATTAGCTAATAAAGCTTTATAAGCTAAATCTCGCATTGAACGAGGTATACGCATAGGAGAATTATCACGTATATATCGCTTGATTTCTCCTAAAATCAAAGGAACTGCATAAGTAGAAAAACGAACCTCCAAAGAGGTATCAAAATTATCGATTGCTTTGATTAAACCAATTACTCCTACTTGAAATAAATCATCTAAGTTAGAAACACGTTGATGATATTTTTGAACTAGTGAAAGAACTAATTTTAAATTTGATAAAACCAGTTTCTCTTTTATTTTTTCATCATGTAATTGATGATATTCATCCAACAGCTGCATTGTTTGCTGATGGGACAGTTTCTCATAATTTTGAATAAGAAAACCATTCATTTCAACTTTGTACTTTGACATAGTTTCGACTCCTTCAAATAAAGTCTCACCAATTTATTTGACATTATTCATCATCATTCAATTTATTCCTTAACTTTTTAATAATCTTTTTCTCTAATCTAGAAATATAGGACTGTGAAATTCCTAAAACCTCTGCAACATCTTTTTGCGTTAATTCCTCATGTCCTATTAATCCATAACGCATCATTAATATTTCTTGTTCACGTTTATTTAAATGATGAAGAGCACGATAGAATTTCTCTTTTTGATCATTATGTTCAATTTCATCTTGAATAATATCTTTATCTGTCCCAATAATATCAGAAAGTAATAATTCATTTCCGTCATAATCAACATTCAATGGCTCATCTAAAGATATCTCTTGACGTAATTTATTATTTTTTCTTAGAAACATTAATATTTCATTTTCTATACAACGCGAAGCATAAGTTGCTAATTTTATATTTTTATCCATATTAAAAGTATTGACAGCTTTCACTAATCCAATCGTACCAATACTAATTAAATCTTCTATACTGCCATTTTGTACAGAATCATATTTTTTAGCAACATATACAACTAATCTAAGATTATGCTCTATTAATAAATCTCTTGCCTGTTCATCGCCATTTTGTAATTTAATCAGTGCTGCCTCTTCTTCTTTACCTTTTAAAGGTGCTTTGAGTACATCATGTCTACCAATATAAAAAAGAACTTTCTTTTTTAAAAATAACTCTTTTAATCTTTGTAAAATCATAGTAAGCCTCCTAATAACTGAGAATTTAAAATACAATCATACTCGCTCGATGACATCACTCCCACGTAAACATGATGCAGTACCTGATGATTAATTTCTATTTCATTCATCATCATAATGTCAACTAATTCAACCTGATTTGCAGTTTCTATTGTTATACTGTCAATCTTTTCATAACTCTCTAATAAATACTGACTAATAAATATAACTGGATATCCTTTATAAAAAACCTTATTACCATTATCTATAAATCCTAAACAATGTTTATTAAAAAAGGATACATCAACCATTTCATCCTTTTTTAATTGTTGATGACAAAAAGCTATATAAAAATAAAAAATAGCAAGTACTAAAACACCAACAATCAACATTGATACAAAATCAAATCCTTCAACCAATAATACAGATTGGAAAATTGTTGATGAAGGAAGCATAAATTCTAAAAAAGATAACAATGAAACATAAACAAATAAAAATAGTGGATAGTAGATATAAGTCAATTTTCTAAAATAAAAAAGAGTTAAGAGCAAGTCATATAATAAGAGGAAACCATCAAAGAAATCTATATAGAGAAAGAGAATCGATATGTTATAGGTAAGCACATATTTTAAAAGTTCCCTCTTGGTCATCTGCTGATTTAGTAAAAAGCATAGTAACTCAAATGTTAATAATATCATTAATCCATTGATCACATATGTGACCTCCAAATAGACCTCCATGATTTCACCCCTCTTTCATTATAGAAAATTCATACAGAGAATTATGTCAAAGAAAAGTTTCAATTCAACAAATATCAAAAAGAGAAAATCTGTATTATATTCACAATACAAATCTTCTCTCTTCTTACTTATCTTTCCAATACCACCATTTTAATTTTTTAGGATCTAACTGTTCATTTTGAGCATAATAAACAGCTAAGCGATAAACATATAATAAACATCTATCTTCTTGATATCCTTTCACATCACAAGATTGTAAAAACATAGTTTCAGGATTTTTACCTTTTAAATCTTCTATACAATGAATTCCTATAGCAAAAAGATCCTTTTCAATACTTGGTCCTACTCCAGGTATTTTTAACAAATCACTCATCTTTCTTCCATATACCTTTCAATTTCATCCTTGGTAAGTTTTCTAACTTGTGTATATGGGAATTCTTGATATTGAATTTGCTGAAATACTGGTTTCATTAATGGACATTTTTTATTTTTGTTTTTTTGTAAATAATCCAATAACTGATCTTTATCGGCAAAAATCTTATATGATTTTCTTCCTTGATTATTCTCCAACTCATAAATCCCACAATTTGTTTTCATTGTATAATCCGCAGTTCTTAAGTATAATTTAGCAATTTCCAAAGTTCTAAATGGGAAATTCCACCTTTGTAACCCGCGTTGAGAATCTTTTTCAATACAAATACAACGTCCACATGTTCCACAAATATACTGAGTATGCTTTTCTAAACATTCTATAGGATGTAGCAAGGGCGTTATCCTTGCATTATCACTATAACATTCCTGACACATTCTTATATCATCCTTTCCATTTATTTTATTGAATTTTTAAAACTGACACATTCTTATTTTTGAAAACACCTTTCAAGAAATTTGAAATTATTTTTATAGTAAATATCCAATTGCAATAATTAAATAACTTAATCCATATTTTCGTTTTAAATTCAAATATATAAATCCACCCAAAATCGAGAAAATCATACATGAAATACCATTCCAAACTTCAATTCCTACACCCCTTGAAACGAAATGGAAAACACCCCATGTTAACGCTAAAATAATACCACCAAATGGAATGCTACTTTCTCTATGCAAATATGTCTCAATAGCTTTTTGTCCATAAATGATAATCATAAGAATAAGGGCAACCTCAAAAAAATAATATATATATTGAGCTGAAAATTGATATATCGTTTTATTTTGCATTTCACCGATAACTTTAAAAGTATGCCAATCAATAAATGTCATGATTTTACATCCTATTAGACATATCAATACATTTATCCAATTTCTTGATAATATTTTTTGATAATTATCCTTTTGTATAGGAAAATGATATCGTTTTTGTGTATAAACGAGAACAGCTATAATAAAGACTGCCCATAATCCTGCTGTCATAAGACAATGTAAGCTTCTTTGATTAACTGTATAATTCCATATATCGAAATGAAATATCATTTTTTCTAATACAAATATAGAAAAGAGTTCCAGCATAAAAGCTAAAAACGATATTAAACTTACTGTTAAATAATGTATCCATTTGACTTCTTTCATCCATTATCTCCTTTAATAGTTATATTTGAAGAGTATATAGTTATTATACAGGATTCAATAAAGATTACCAATCTTTTTAAGTTATAAAAATGCAAAAAGAAACCTAATTTTCATTAGGTTTCTCATGAATTTATTGAAAACATCAAAATAAGTTTTTTAATAATATCATTGTTATTCTGCTGCCATAACATCTAAACGTGCACGACGCTTCTTAGCATCTTTTTCACATTTATCCATTAATTCTTCAGCATGTTCTGGGTTCACTTTTGATAACATAGCAAATCTATTTTCGTTTAACAAGAATTCTTTAAACTGAGTGAAATCAGGTTCTTTAGAATCAACTTGTAATGGATTTTTACCAGCATCTTCTAAACGTGGATCATATCTGAACAGATTGAAATATCCGCATTGAACAGCACGTTTTTGTTCTTGTTGATGATTTGCTAAACCACCTTTAATACCATGTTCAATACATGGTGCATAAGCAATAATCAATGATGGTCCATCATAAGCTTCTGCTTCTTTAATAGCTTTGATTGTTTGCATTGGATTTGCTCCCATAGCAACTTGTGCTACATATACATGTCCATATGCCATAGCAATCTGAGCTAAATCTTTCTTAGATGCAGCTTTACCACCAGCTGTAAACTTAGCGATAGATCCTGCTTGAGATGATTTAGAAGATTGTCCACCTGTATTTGAATAAACTTCAGTATCAAGAACTAAAATATTAACATTTTGATCATTTGCTAAAACATGGTCAACACCACCATATCCGATGTCATATGCCCAACCATCTCCACCGATGATCCATTGTGATTTTGTGATTAATTCACCTTTCATATTTAATAATTCTTTGATACCTTCACATTTTGAAGCTTCAACCAATGATACTAATTGATCATAAAGTTTTCTTTCTTCAACGCGTTGACCCTTAACAGCTTCATATTGTGTTAAAACATCTTGAAGTTCAGCTTCACAGTCAGCTTTGTTATCTCTAATAATTTCTAAGATACGTTTAGCCATATAATTTTCAGCTAATTTCATACCATATCCATATTCAGCATTATCTTCAAATAATGAGTTTGCCCATGCAGGTCCTTGACCATTTTCATCAACTGTACATGGAGTTGATGGTGTTGAACCAGAATAGATTGAACTACATCCAGTTGCATTAGCAATTCTCATATCTTGTCCAAATAATTGAGAAACCAAACGATAGTATGGAGTTTCACCACAACCACCACAAGCTCCAGAAACTTCAAAGTATGGTCTCATAAATCCAACACCCTTAACAGTTGTTAATGGATAACGATCAGCTTTATAAGAAACTTTTGTATACATGTAATCTGCTAATGGTGCATGATCTAATTCTTCTTTGACTGGTACCATAGTTAAAGCTTTCTTTCCTGCTTTACCTGGACATTCAGTGACACAAAGACCACATCCAACACAGTTATCTGGTGAAACTTGAATACGATATACTAAACCGTCAACATTTTTACCAATTGGTTTTAAAACATCATCATGGATATCTTCTGGTAATGCGTTCATTTCTTCATCATTTAATAAGAATGCACGAATTGTTGCATGAGGACAAACCATAACACAGTTATTACATTGGATACAGTTTTCTTTTTCCCAACGAGGAACTTCTACTGCAATCGCACGTTTTTCTTTTAAAGCAACACCAGAAGGCATAGAACCATCTAACTTATCCATAAAAGCAGATACTGGTAAATCATAACCATCTAATGAATTAATTGGTGATACAAAGTTATCAAAATGATCATCACCAGTGCGTTGACGTGTTTCATTAACAGTTAAGTTAGACCATGAAGCATCTACAGGTACTTCCACAATTGCATCTTTTCCAGCATCAATTGCTTTATAGTTTAATTCAACAATTGCATCACCTTTTTTACCATAAGTTTTCTTAGCCATTGCTTTCATGTATTCAACAGATTTTTCAATAGGTAAAATTTGTGGATTTAATGCAAAGAATGCAGATTGAAGAATTGTATTTGTTCTTCTTCCCATTCCAATTTCAGCTGCAATCTTATTTGCATTGATAATATAGAATTTTGCATTTTTATCAGCCAATTGTTTTTTCAAACGATTTGGTAAATAGTCAACAATATCCTTTTCATCAAATTCAGTATTTAATAAGAATGTTCCACCTTTTTTAAGATTCTTCAACATATCAAATTTAACAACATAGTTATCTAATGAACATGAAATAAAATCAGCATTATTAACATAATATGTTGCACGAATTGGTGTGTGTCCAAATCTTAAATTAGAACGTGTAGCTCCACCTGCTTTTTTACTATCATAAGCAAAATAAGCTTGTGAATATAAATCAGTATGATCACCAATAATCTTAATTGCAGATTTATTAGCTGATACAGTTCCATCAGATCCTAAACCATAGAATAAGCATGATGTATAATCAGCATCTACAGTAAAGTCTGGATCTTCTTTTAATGATAAATGAGTGACATCATCATTAATACCAATTGTAAATGAAGTAAATGGTTTATCTTGTAATAAATGATCATAAACAGCTTTGATTTGACGTGGTGTTGTATCCTTAGATCCCATACCGTAACGTCCACCAACAACTTCAATATCTTTATCTTTTAATACAGAAACAACATCTAAGTATAATGGTTCTCCAGTTGCTCCCATTTCTTTTGTACGATCTAAAACAGCAATTTTCTTAACTGTTTCAGGTAATACATTTAATAAATATTTTGGAGAGAATGGACGATATAAATGAACTTTAACTAATCCAACTTTTTCTCCATGTTTCATCATTTCATCAATAGTTTCTTTAATTGTTTCAGTAACTGAACCCATTGCAATAATAACTCTATCTGCATCTGTTGCACCATAATATGTAAATGGAGCATATTCTCTACCAGTAATTTCAGAAACTTTCTTCATATAATCAGCAGCAATTTCAACAACAGCTTCATAATGTTTATTTTGTGCTTCTCTACCTTGGAAGTAGATATCATCATTTTCTGCTCCACCACGTTCTACAGGATTTGTATGTGGATTCAAAGCATTGTCTTTAAATTTCTTTAATGCTTCTTTATCTAACAAACTTTCAAGAACATCATAATCCATGACTTCAACTTTTTGAATTTCATGAGATGTTCTAAATCCATCAAAGAAATGAATAACAGGAACACTTGCTTTAATTGCAGTTAAATGAGCAATTCCTCCTAAATCCATAACTTCTTGAACACTATGAGAACAAATCATAGGTGCTCCAACTTGACGGCAAGCATAAACGTCTTGATGATCACCAAAGATATTTAACGCACGTGTTGCAAGTGCTCTTGCAGCCACATGGAATACACCAGGTAACAATTCACCTTGAATTTTATATAGGTTTGGAATCATCAATAACAAACCTTGTGATGCAGTAAATGTCGTTGCTAAAGCGCCACCTTGTAAGGCTCCATGAACAGCTCCAGCTGCCCCAGCTTCAGATTGCATTTCAATTACATTTACAGCAGACCCAAAAATATTCTTCATCCCTTGGGCAGCCCAAGTCTCGGCATTTTCAGCCATTGGAGAAGATGGGGTAATTGGATAGATACTTGCAACTTCACTAAAAGCATAGGCTACATGTGCTGCAGCAGTATTTCCATCCATAGATAAATACTTTTTAGACATAATTTTCTTTCCTCCTATACTCTATAGTATACTCTTCTTTACTGTAAATTTCCATATCTAATCACGATTTTCGCTTGGAAAAATATGTCGAAAAGCAAGACAGCTCAAAAGATTGAAAGGATTTATAAAAAATCCTTTCATAATGGTCTTTTTTTATGAAGAGAAAAATGTTAGAATATGAAAGAAATTATGTGAAGGAGTCAAGTCATGAAGAAAAGAAACTGTTTTATTGGACAATCTGGAGGTCCAACAGCAGCAATCAATGCTTCTTTAGCAGGGATTATTGCTGAATGTATTGAAACTCAACAATTTGAACATGTTTATGGAATGATTAATGGAATCAAAGGCTTATTAGAACATAAGTATATGGACTTATTAGAAATCTTTAATACTCAAGAAGAAATTTTGCATCTTAAGCATTCTCCTGCTATGTACTTAGGATCTTGTCGCTATAAACTACCTACATATCAAGAAGATCCTCAAACTTATGAATTTTTATTTCATACTTTTGAAGAATTAGAAATCACTGACTTTTATTATATTGGTGGAAACGATTCAATGGACACAGTTGCCAAACTTTCAGTTTATGCCAAGAGTATTCATTCATCAATTCGTTTCATCGGAATTCCCAAAACAATTGATAATGATTTAATGGGAACAGACCATACACCAGGTTTTGGTTCAGCTGCTAAATATGTTGCAACATCCATGTTAGAAATTGCATATGATAGTTCTATCTATAAATTGAATGCTGTCACAATTGTAGAAATCATGGGCAGAAATGCTGGCTGGCTAACAGCTTCAAGTGCACTTGCAAGAACGCAGTATAACGATGCCCCTGATCTTATCTATTTGCCAGAAGTTCCTTTTAATAAAGATAATTTTCTAAACGATATTCGCGAGGTCTTTAAAAAGAAACGTAGCGTCATTATTGCTGTGAGTGAAGGTATTAAAAATGAAGATGGTCAATTTCTTGACTCAGATTCAAAATATGCCAAACGTGATGCATTCGGTCATATTCTCCATTCTGGAACTGGAAAAGTTCTTGAAACAATGGTATATCAAGAATTCAAGTGTAAAGTCAGAAGCATTGAATTAAACGTACTACAACGATGTGCAATGCACATTGCTTCACAAGTTGATTTAGATGAATCATTTGAAATTGGACGTTGTGCTGTTCAAACTTCTATGGCTGATGAAACAGGAGTCATGATGGTTTTTAAACGTACTAATAATTATCCTTACACTATTGAATGCCAACATCAAGACGTTGTTGATATTGCTAATCAGGAGCAGCGTATTCCTATTGAATGGATTAACGATGCCCATAATGACATCACACAAGAACTCTATGAATATCTTTTCCCACTCATTCAAGGTGAAGTCACAATTCGTTATGAAAATGGAATTCCGCAATATGCAAATATTAATCACTTAAAACAAGACTAATAGACTGTCAAATGACAGTCTATTTATTTTACTTATCAAAAATATTTTATCAGTTAAAAGAATTTTCTATAAGAATAAACTTTAAATTATTATTAAATTGAAGCAATTACATAACATATTATTTAAAAATTGAAGTTTAAAACATCGTGTTAATGTTAAACTAAAAACTATTTTGAGATAGGTAGAATGTGTATGACATTTCAAGACAACCCGTGTTAATGTTAAACTTAAAAAGGAGATGAAATGGCATTTGTAGAAATTGGATTTCAAAACAACCCGTGTTAATGTTAAACTTTCCTTTAAAATTAAATTTTAAATTTATTTCCAAATTTCAAAACAACCCGTGTTAATGTTAAACTCTGTACCTGTTGCACTACCATTAAATGCATTAAAAATTTCAAAACAACCCGTGTTAATGTTAAACCTAGATAAAATGCACATTTTCAAAATAACAAATTTATAATTTGGTTGATAAATTCAATGTTTTTTCATTATTTTACCAAGTCACATTAATATTTACAAATGATTACAAAAAATAGAAATTATATTGATATTATCAATATTTTTTAGATTTATTTAATTTCTTGGCTGGTAAAATATATTATCTAATTGAGAAAAAAGAGTAATTAAGTTGATTAATCATTAAACTCCTTAATATCATCATAAGAGACTGTAAGCAATAATTGAGTATAAAACAACTCTATCAAAAAGATAAGTATTATTTATAACCATAGATATAACGGAATATGAATTTTTGAAAAATAGATATATTCTGATATACATCTTGAATAAATACGTTATAGAATTCCTGCATTCTAGTAAGTTCTTCAACTGAAATAGAATGTTGAGAAAATTGGGCTTTATTAGCAAGTGCAACAACTTCCTCATCTATTTCACCACCAAATCGTAAAATTCTTAACATTCTTTGATAGTAATAAATTAATTTCTGATTATTATCATATTTTCTCATTTTTAATGTAAAAAGATGTTTTGTCATGATACGATAAGTGATCATCCCCACTAATACAGCAGCTATTAACATAATTGTTTCTTGATATTCAATAAGTCCTTGATACCATGGATTCTCATCGACTACCGGTTGTGTCTGTGAAGTTTGTGGTGTTGTCGAAGGCGTTTGTGTTTGTGCTGGTGCATTTGGATTTGTTTGTTGGGTATTCGTTTCAGCTAAATCATCAAGCATTGCACCAACTTCTTCTAAAGTAGACTCACCTGCTCCTGGAGTCATTTCAAATGGAATCCAGCCTTTTTCATTTTCATAAACTTCAATCCAAGCATGTGAACGATAATTGCGAATAATCGCAGTTTCATCAGTAAAATCACTTGCTTTTAAAATATATCCACGTACATAACGTGTTGGTATGCCTAAACATCTAAGCAGTAATGCTCCAGCAGTCGCAAAATGTGTACAACTCCCCTTTTGATTTTCAAAAAGAAAATATTCTAAAAAATCTTTATCTTTGGGTAATGCTCCGGCTTTTAAATCATACTTTGTTGTTTGAAATAAGACTTTCTTTAATCGATTAATAAGATCACCATGTGACTGGATATTATCATTATATATTTGATGCTGACTCAAAAATTCATTTAAACGCTCCTTTAATGATGAAGGAACATCTAAATATTGTTGATATACATATTCTTGATAATTGACATCTAGATTTGCAGAATATTGAGCAAATGTATATTCTTGTGGATAAGCCATTAAAATATCCATTGGCTGATCAAATTTTTGATAATAGGAGTCATTTATGATTTCTCTTTCAAAATTAGGGAAATAAGGAACAAACTGATATTCTGTTTGCTTTGTTGTTTCAATTTCAACAGATTGAACTTCATATGTATGATTTGCTTTTAAATAACGACTATATTGTGTTGTTGAAGTTGATAATTCATATGAATCATCTCCAAGTTGCCATTGATTATCTTTATAGTGAGCTAATGAATATCCTCTCAAATAAGAATCAAATGGTTCCTTAGCATGAACTTTCATTGCAATTCCTCTGCTTGTTTCCACATCATTCGTTGGTAACTTTCCATCAATATAAGAACTTGTCCCTGTGACATTTTGACTATTGAATAAAGAATCTAAACTTCCACCATTTATCCAGTTTTTAACTTCCATTAATATTGAGGATGTATTCTGATTAAAAAGTGGATTTGGTTCTAAAAAGATACTTGAAAAAACCAACAATAGACTTAATGAAATAATCAATACTGATCTTAAAAGCAATTGATTATGCTGATATTGTAATAACCATGAAAAAACAAACTGATAAAGAGCAAAAAGAACAAAACAATAGCTTGTATAGCTTTCTAAAGAATGTCGAATAAAGACAGGACTAAAAAACAGAAGAATTAATAGAATCATTTTTAATAATGAATGGCGATGCTGACAAATCAGAGAAACTATCAAATAAACAATAGGTATTCCTACTATTATAACAAGAACAATAGGTAAAAGACCAACAGCTTCATTGATGCTCTCAAAAACATATTGAAAATCTAAGAAATAATCATTTCTAACAATGACTTCCAATTGATGGAAAAGTCCCTCCATTTGTATAGGAAACAATAAAAATAAAATAATAATTGCTATAATCAATACCAATAATAAACTTTTTAAAATCAATTGTTTTCTAGTATAATTCAAATATAAAAATATACCTAATAATGCTAAAAACACCAAAGCAAAAAGTGATTGAGTCGGGAAAAAAAGCGAATGAATAAATCCACCCATAACCCCTACTATACCTAAAATAATCATTAAACAATCCAAACATTTTAATATCACTTCTTGCATTTTATCTGAAAGACTTATTTTCATGACTGATACACCTCTATATTTTCTCCCTTAATCATATAAATCATCTGATTTTTAGGAATATTATCAAAACGTTCAATCGGTGTTTTCATTATTTTCTGTAATACTTCTCGTAAATGTTCAACACTTTCAATATATTCATTATGACTTAAAACATCATGACACTGTGGAACCAGAATTTCAAAAGGAATTTGCTTTCTTAATAAAT
Above is a genomic segment from Candidatus Stoquefichus sp. SB1 containing:
- a CDS encoding YlmC/YmxH family sporulation protein gives rise to the protein MRFVTLQSKDVVNAATGSKIGYVVDVEIDPYCRTIQALIVERFSAFKLICVFKGPPTFLIPIENIMTIGEDVILVNVDCET
- a CDS encoding sigma-70 family RNA polymerase sigma factor, whose product is MSKYKVEMNGFLIQNYEKLSHQQTMQLLDEYHQLHDEKIKEKLVLSNLKLVLSLVQKYHQRVSNLDDLFQVGVIGLIKAIDNFDTSLEVRFSTYAVPLILGEIKRYIRDNSPMRIPRSMRDLAYKALLANEEYMKKHNREATPKELSKILDVDEYQLVEALSSTNGVTSLSQEVQNDGNGPIDLESQIPDKKNQMENMQNTIDLQEAMNHLDEKELQIIQERYFKGHTQSEIAQELFISQAQVSRIEKQALSHLKKYMS
- the sigK gene encoding RNA polymerase sporulation sigma factor SigK, with product MILQRLKELFLKKKVLFYIGRHDVLKAPLKGKEEEAALIKLQNGDEQARDLLIEHNLRLVVYVAKKYDSVQNGSIEDLISIGTIGLVKAVNTFNMDKNIKLATYASRCIENEILMFLRKNNKLRQEISLDEPLNVDYDGNELLLSDIIGTDKDIIQDEIEHNDQKEKFYRALHHLNKREQEILMMRYGLIGHEELTQKDVAEVLGISQSYISRLEKKIIKKLRNKLNDDE
- a CDS encoding helix-hairpin-helix domain-containing protein; the protein is MSDLLKIPGVGPSIEKDLFAIGIHCIEDLKGKNPETMFLQSCDVKGYQEDRCLLYVYRLAVYYAQNEQLDPKKLKWWYWKDK
- the nifJ gene encoding pyruvate:ferredoxin (flavodoxin) oxidoreductase, with translation MSKKYLSMDGNTAAAHVAYAFSEVASIYPITPSSPMAENAETWAAQGMKNIFGSAVNVIEMQSEAGAAGAVHGALQGGALATTFTASQGLLLMIPNLYKIQGELLPGVFHVAARALATRALNIFGDHQDVYACRQVGAPMICSHSVQEVMDLGGIAHLTAIKASVPVIHFFDGFRTSHEIQKVEVMDYDVLESLLDKEALKKFKDNALNPHTNPVERGGAENDDIYFQGREAQNKHYEAVVEIAADYMKKVSEITGREYAPFTYYGATDADRVIIAMGSVTETIKETIDEMMKHGEKVGLVKVHLYRPFSPKYLLNVLPETVKKIAVLDRTKEMGATGEPLYLDVVSVLKDKDIEVVGGRYGMGSKDTTPRQIKAVYDHLLQDKPFTSFTIGINDDVTHLSLKEDPDFTVDADYTSCLFYGLGSDGTVSANKSAIKIIGDHTDLYSQAYFAYDSKKAGGATRSNLRFGHTPIRATYYVNNADFISCSLDNYVVKFDMLKNLKKGGTFLLNTEFDEKDIVDYLPNRLKKQLADKNAKFYIINANKIAAEIGMGRRTNTILQSAFFALNPQILPIEKSVEYMKAMAKKTYGKKGDAIVELNYKAIDAGKDAIVEVPVDASWSNLTVNETRQRTGDDHFDNFVSPINSLDGYDLPVSAFMDKLDGSMPSGVALKEKRAIAVEVPRWEKENCIQCNNCVMVCPHATIRAFLLNDEEMNALPEDIHDDVLKPIGKNVDGLVYRIQVSPDNCVGCGLCVTECPGKAGKKALTMVPVKEELDHAPLADYMYTKVSYKADRYPLTTVKGVGFMRPYFEVSGACGGCGETPYYRLVSQLFGQDMRIANATGCSSIYSGSTPSTPCTVDENGQGPAWANSLFEDNAEYGYGMKLAENYMAKRILEIIRDNKADCEAELQDVLTQYEAVKGQRVEERKLYDQLVSLVEASKCEGIKELLNMKGELITKSQWIIGGDGWAYDIGYGGVDHVLANDQNVNILVLDTEVYSNTGGQSSKSSQAGSIAKFTAGGKAASKKDLAQIAMAYGHVYVAQVAMGANPMQTIKAIKEAEAYDGPSLIIAYAPCIEHGIKGGLANHQQEQKRAVQCGYFNLFRYDPRLEDAGKNPLQVDSKEPDFTQFKEFLLNENRFAMLSKVNPEHAEELMDKCEKDAKKRRARLDVMAAE
- a CDS encoding 6-phosphofructokinase; this encodes MKKRNCFIGQSGGPTAAINASLAGIIAECIETQQFEHVYGMINGIKGLLEHKYMDLLEIFNTQEEILHLKHSPAMYLGSCRYKLPTYQEDPQTYEFLFHTFEELEITDFYYIGGNDSMDTVAKLSVYAKSIHSSIRFIGIPKTIDNDLMGTDHTPGFGSAAKYVATSMLEIAYDSSIYKLNAVTIVEIMGRNAGWLTASSALARTQYNDAPDLIYLPEVPFNKDNFLNDIREVFKKKRSVIIAVSEGIKNEDGQFLDSDSKYAKRDAFGHILHSGTGKVLETMVYQEFKCKVRSIELNVLQRCAMHIASQVDLDESFEIGRCAVQTSMADETGVMMVFKRTNNYPYTIECQHQDVVDIANQEQRIPIEWINDAHNDITQELYEYLFPLIQGEVTIRYENGIPQYANINHLKQD
- a CDS encoding transglutaminase-like domain-containing protein, translating into MKISLSDKMQEVILKCLDCLMIILGIVGVMGGFIHSLFFPTQSLFALVFLALLGIFLYLNYTRKQLILKSLLLVLIIAIIILFLLFPIQMEGLFHQLEVIVRNDYFLDFQYVFESINEAVGLLPIVLVIIVGIPIVYLIVSLICQHRHSLLKMILLILLFFSPVFIRHSLESYTSYCFVLFALYQFVFSWLLQYQHNQLLLRSVLIISLSLLLVFSSIFLEPNPLFNQNTSSILMEVKNWINGGSLDSLFNSQNVTGTSSYIDGKLPTNDVETSRGIAMKVHAKEPFDSYLRGYSLAHYKDNQWQLGDDSYELSTSTTQYSRYLKANHTYEVQSVEIETTKQTEYQFVPYFPNFEREIINDSYYQKFDQPMDILMAYPQEYTFAQYSANLDVNYQEYVYQQYLDVPSSLKERLNEFLSQHQIYNDNIQSHGDLINRLKKVLFQTTKYDLKAGALPKDKDFLEYFLFENQKGSCTHFATAGALLLRCLGIPTRYVRGYILKASDFTDETAIIRNYRSHAWIEVYENEKGWIPFEMTPGAGESTLEEVGAMLDDLAETNTQQTNPNAPAQTQTPSTTPQTSQTQPVVDENPWYQGLIEYQETIMLIAAVLVGMITYRIMTKHLFTLKMRKYDNNQKLIYYYQRMLRILRFGGEIDEEVVALANKAQFSQHSISVEELTRMQEFYNVFIQDVYQNISIFQKFIFRYIYGYK